In Paroedura picta isolate Pp20150507F chromosome 1, Ppicta_v3.0, whole genome shotgun sequence, the following are encoded in one genomic region:
- the LOC143823419 gene encoding uncharacterized protein LOC143823419 yields the protein MAERTYFCLIKIKHGETQTAFIMNTNNTRGQKFTQRLANTNNLRREREKALERRFGGSPSPSGRRRPAHPARLPGTRAPLARPPGHAGGSPDVGGAHPVEPFPRPPFPGCRLRACPGKRRRSALWFRVPGAPRQLPASCWSPPRPPSAVPGEAGAASAGPPALPRKSMSLRALDMDDRHEEKCGTLCATSQEKTKVREREKRKRKRSRSRSSSISSTTSSSSSTSSSSSSSRSSASHSRSSSSSRDSPKSKSKKRKKEKHNKKKRKKDKLKKKKEKKKKKEKSGPVQLSKYLKDKKKNQNYSMITGKKIKMKIKKSKKDKERDRNRAELLDFLNSAL from the exons ATGGCTGAAAGGACATATTTTTGtctaataaaaataaagcacGGTGAAACTCAAACGGCATTCATTATGAATACCAACAACACTCGAGGGCAAAAGTTCACGCAACGCCTTGCGAACACTAATAATCTCCgcagggaaagagaaaaggcCTTGGAGCGGCGCTTCGGCGGTTCCCCTTCCCCCTCGGGCAGGAGGCGACCGGCCCACCCAGCGCGGCTTCCTGGGACGAGAGCGCCCCTCGCTCGGCCTCCAGGGCACGCCGGAGGGAGCCCGGATGTGGGCGGCGCCCATCCTGTCGAGCCCTTTCCCCGCCCGCCATTTCCCGGATGTCGGCTCCGGGCCTGTCCCGGCAAGCGACGGCGCTCGGCGTTGTGGTTCCGGGTTCCCGGAGCGCCACGGCAGCTGCCTGCCTCTTGTTGGTCTCCGCCGCGGCCGCCAAGCGCTGTGCCGGGGGAGGCCGGGGCCGCCTCCGCCGGTCCCCCCGCCTTGCCGCGCAAGTCCATGTCCCTCCGCGCAT TAGATATGGATGACAGGCATGAAGAGAAATGTGGAACGCTATGTGCTACCTCACAAGAGAAAACAAAAGTCAGAG agagagagaaaaggaaacggAAACGCAGCAGAAGTAGGTCTTCATCCATTTCCTCCACCACATCGTCCAGTTCATCTACATCTTCCTCTTCAAGTTCTTCAAGATCCTCTGCTTCACATAGTAGAAGCAGTTCTAGTAGTAGAG ATTCTCCAAAATCTAAatcaaagaagagaaaaaaggaaaaacataacaaaaag aagagaaaaaaagataagttgaagaaaaagaaggaaaagaagaagaaaaaagaaaagtcagGACCAGTACAACTATCTAAG TacttaaaagataaaaagaagaaTCAAAATTACAGTATGATCACAGGAAAGAAAATTAAGATGAAAATAAAGAAGAGTAAAAAGGATAAAGAG CGTGACCGAAACCGTGCTGAACTCCTTGATTTCTTGAACTCTGCTTTGTAG